In Stieleria varia, one genomic interval encodes:
- a CDS encoding lactonase family protein, which translates to MFQLADAHAETVDVWFGTSTPRNGLSKGIYHAKFDTEKGELSQATLAAEADGPGFLALHPNGNVLYSVGNHEGKPSVSAYTIHRDGAQTSLTWHSSAEIGDGGAAHVSVDRTGKVLFTAQYGGGSTAAFRLDDDGGIVERTGLYKHVGGSDVVPNRQTSPHAHWTGTSPDNRFLFVPDLGMDQVVIWKVDTETATLTPHGFGQSVPGGGPRHMKFHPNGKIVYLLNELSLSVTVFDYDAKAGTMSPKQTIETLSEAVKAGERFNSSSEIRVHPNGKFVYAANRGNDSITAYRVKEADGTLELIEVEPIRGAWPRNFALDPTGKWLLAAGQNTNSVTIFEIDQQSGQLQFTMKAAMVPTPICVLFAE; encoded by the coding sequence ATGTTTCAACTTGCCGACGCTCATGCCGAAACGGTTGACGTTTGGTTCGGAACCAGTACCCCACGCAACGGACTGAGCAAGGGGATCTATCACGCCAAGTTTGATACTGAGAAAGGCGAGTTGTCGCAGGCAACGTTGGCCGCTGAAGCCGACGGACCGGGATTCTTGGCGTTGCATCCCAACGGAAACGTTCTCTACAGCGTGGGCAATCACGAGGGAAAGCCATCCGTTTCGGCTTACACGATCCATCGAGACGGTGCACAAACAAGTTTGACGTGGCACAGCTCTGCGGAGATCGGTGATGGCGGTGCCGCCCATGTTTCGGTCGATCGCACGGGAAAGGTCTTGTTCACCGCGCAGTACGGCGGTGGCAGCACCGCAGCGTTTCGTCTTGACGATGACGGTGGAATCGTCGAGCGAACGGGGCTGTACAAACACGTCGGAGGATCCGATGTCGTGCCCAATCGGCAGACATCGCCGCACGCACACTGGACCGGCACGTCGCCCGACAATCGCTTTCTGTTCGTTCCCGATCTGGGAATGGATCAAGTCGTGATTTGGAAAGTGGACACAGAAACGGCAACACTGACGCCACATGGTTTTGGCCAAAGTGTTCCCGGCGGCGGTCCACGTCACATGAAGTTCCACCCGAACGGAAAAATCGTCTACTTGCTCAACGAGCTTTCTCTCTCCGTGACCGTGTTCGACTACGACGCGAAGGCGGGGACGATGTCACCGAAGCAGACCATTGAGACACTTTCGGAAGCCGTGAAAGCCGGGGAACGATTCAATAGCTCTTCCGAAATTCGTGTGCATCCCAACGGAAAATTTGTCTACGCGGCGAATCGAGGCAACGATTCCATCACGGCATACCGTGTCAAAGAAGCCGACGGCACTTTGGAGCTGATCGAAGTCGAGCCGATCCGCGGCGCGTGGCCGAGGAACTTTGCCTTGGACCCGACCGGCAAATGGCTGCTCGCTGCGGGCCAGAACACCAATTCCGTAACGATCTTTGAGATCGATCAGCAATCCGGCCAATTGCAGTTCACCATGAAAGCAGCCATGGTGCCCACACCGATTTGCGTGCTGTTTGCCGAGTGA
- a CDS encoding DUF11 domain-containing protein — MKHHAMGHAQITHFNESKGRAGKYSSQPPDKPSQSANSTQRAQADSTIQRLTHPLYANTRDVRMDGGNRSYLAPKLLILPLALCLIGPQALCLIDTARADEKVTTSDVQPALALGTTDSPGAIQQVAGKQPGRRETRPIATVLNDGPQSAPTTGPIRSILGNLFNGPAAAEPAPSAPRAARAVNTPREAADWTGIPYHQATSTPSRPTTSAPIRDPRPGETRMPTAGTAPSVRTTPPSVPAAAPLTNVPKPPALASTSSSRQSATETPVTEDTQVAAPQFSRVEAPKLSSEASSRRRGRRDIPSLDASEVAAAGEGASPVAEEVLVPKIARRELTQDKPKTTPTQVAKSAPVKSTAQADVPAKTATKTPAQTPTAEIATVPRKAIPTPQPTPEPAVAKVETAAPAQTADETTAKETTAAETATPSQSIAAATTNNATTPETEDGPTATLATPVMASPQPSTVASVPSSVPLAPSASTVSQRSGPPSSDFDHVSNFQARRPMETPHSYSAVPDAPIGSGVPNTQTNASGVTFRPPTSMPAPSSIPGYSQAPAYTAVPYQSPQQPYVAAGAPTTTAQNRIATAPPAPPTSPYTEPGSDNAYYPADPYAQQTPQSLAQAPATAPAQSPAVPAPRSFVDTPPTQSAPSATATARSQPAEFNDKPFASAPEQRYRNQPIETRALPPGQTAVASELPGIRVVTHGPSKVMIRQTNQFEIRVENRGSIDATGVMVRAVIPDWAEVQGQSASRGTVDAQSGDGNEKLVWEIDSLPAGTSEKLFVRLKAERSGTHGLDVDWTLIPQKSVTQVVVREPQLNLMIEGPESVVYGESQTYRVRVLNPGDGIAPNVVFTLSPNSPTPQTQRIGDIPSGKEAQFEVELTAQDLGDLKIHGLASGDLELQAEASKTIKVSAAALSAVMNGPELKYQDTEAVYNLQLLNEGDATSKNIVASLSLPAGAEYLGGIDDAKQRGALLTWQIDALAPGAVRDYQFRCLMKSPGEQTFAFECKGSAAGQTDVALDTTVESIADLVLTIQDPVAPAPVNAEVVYEISIRNRGSKDANGVRAIAQFSNGIEPRRVEGHSGEVLTGQVLFDPIPVIAAGSEVKLRVIAEAGEGGHHRFRTEIRSGETVLVAEEATHYMSQRSDRVSRRSTSSSELK, encoded by the coding sequence ATGAAACATCACGCGATGGGGCACGCACAGATCACCCATTTTAACGAATCGAAAGGCAGGGCAGGCAAATACAGCAGCCAACCTCCCGACAAACCGTCACAATCCGCAAATTCGACTCAACGTGCGCAAGCGGATTCGACGATACAACGACTGACACACCCTCTTTACGCAAACACGCGAGATGTACGCATGGATGGCGGCAACCGCAGCTATTTGGCTCCGAAACTCCTGATTCTTCCCTTGGCTCTCTGCTTGATCGGCCCGCAGGCCCTCTGCCTGATCGACACTGCACGAGCTGACGAGAAGGTCACAACATCGGATGTCCAACCAGCTCTCGCCCTCGGCACGACCGATTCCCCCGGGGCAATTCAACAGGTCGCGGGCAAACAACCGGGACGACGCGAAACACGTCCCATCGCCACCGTGCTCAACGACGGCCCCCAATCGGCTCCGACAACCGGTCCCATACGATCGATTTTGGGCAACCTGTTCAACGGCCCGGCTGCAGCCGAACCCGCCCCATCAGCGCCACGTGCAGCTCGCGCGGTGAACACGCCCCGTGAAGCGGCCGATTGGACGGGGATCCCGTATCACCAAGCCACCAGCACACCGTCGCGTCCGACCACCAGCGCGCCCATTCGAGACCCTCGTCCAGGCGAAACTCGAATGCCGACCGCTGGCACTGCACCATCCGTCAGGACAACGCCACCATCGGTTCCAGCGGCCGCCCCGTTGACCAACGTCCCAAAACCGCCGGCCTTGGCATCCACGTCGTCCAGCCGACAAAGTGCAACCGAGACACCGGTCACCGAAGACACTCAGGTGGCAGCTCCTCAGTTCTCGCGAGTGGAAGCACCCAAGCTTTCCAGCGAAGCAAGCAGCCGCCGGCGTGGACGTCGCGATATCCCATCGCTGGACGCATCCGAAGTCGCCGCCGCCGGAGAGGGTGCCTCGCCTGTCGCCGAAGAAGTCTTGGTGCCGAAAATCGCTCGACGCGAATTGACTCAAGACAAACCCAAAACGACACCCACTCAAGTCGCCAAGTCTGCTCCGGTCAAATCGACCGCGCAGGCCGATGTGCCAGCGAAGACTGCAACGAAGACACCAGCCCAAACACCCACGGCTGAAATCGCGACCGTCCCTCGCAAGGCAATCCCCACTCCGCAGCCAACTCCCGAGCCAGCGGTTGCCAAAGTAGAGACAGCCGCTCCGGCACAAACTGCTGACGAAACGACTGCTAAGGAAACGACTGCTGCCGAAACAGCAACACCGTCGCAGTCCATCGCTGCTGCAACGACCAACAACGCCACAACCCCAGAAACCGAGGACGGCCCAACCGCGACCTTGGCGACTCCCGTTATGGCATCGCCACAGCCATCCACGGTCGCTTCCGTACCGAGCAGCGTGCCCTTGGCTCCAAGTGCCAGCACGGTTTCGCAACGTAGTGGCCCGCCGAGCAGCGATTTCGATCACGTATCGAATTTCCAAGCACGGCGTCCGATGGAAACACCCCACAGTTACTCCGCAGTGCCAGACGCACCAATCGGATCGGGTGTCCCCAACACACAAACCAACGCCTCCGGTGTGACTTTCCGTCCGCCGACCAGCATGCCCGCACCATCGTCGATTCCAGGCTACAGCCAAGCACCTGCTTACACGGCTGTCCCCTATCAATCGCCTCAACAGCCCTACGTTGCTGCTGGTGCGCCGACGACGACTGCGCAAAACCGAATCGCGACGGCACCTCCAGCACCCCCGACTTCGCCTTACACCGAACCCGGTTCCGACAACGCTTACTATCCCGCCGATCCATACGCGCAACAGACTCCGCAATCGTTGGCACAAGCACCGGCAACCGCCCCAGCTCAGTCTCCAGCGGTTCCCGCACCACGCAGCTTTGTCGACACTCCGCCGACCCAATCGGCACCGTCGGCCACGGCGACCGCGCGGTCGCAACCGGCCGAGTTCAACGACAAACCGTTCGCCAGCGCCCCGGAACAACGCTACCGCAATCAACCCATTGAAACGCGTGCGTTGCCACCAGGGCAAACCGCCGTGGCTTCGGAGCTGCCCGGAATCCGCGTGGTCACTCACGGCCCGTCCAAGGTCATGATCCGTCAGACCAACCAGTTCGAGATCCGCGTCGAAAACCGCGGTTCAATCGACGCCACGGGTGTCATGGTTCGTGCCGTGATTCCTGATTGGGCAGAAGTCCAAGGTCAGAGCGCCTCTCGTGGAACGGTCGACGCACAGTCGGGCGACGGGAACGAAAAACTCGTCTGGGAAATCGATTCACTGCCAGCCGGCACGAGCGAAAAGCTGTTCGTACGACTCAAGGCAGAACGCAGTGGCACGCACGGTTTGGATGTCGACTGGACATTGATCCCACAAAAAAGCGTGACACAAGTTGTGGTTCGAGAGCCTCAGTTGAACTTGATGATCGAAGGTCCCGAGTCGGTGGTCTACGGTGAATCACAGACCTATCGTGTTCGCGTCCTGAATCCCGGCGACGGAATCGCTCCCAACGTCGTGTTCACATTGTCACCCAACTCACCGACACCGCAAACGCAACGCATCGGCGACATCCCGTCCGGCAAAGAAGCTCAATTCGAAGTCGAACTGACCGCCCAAGACCTTGGCGACCTCAAGATCCACGGACTCGCATCGGGCGACTTGGAATTGCAAGCCGAAGCAAGCAAGACGATCAAGGTTTCCGCCGCGGCATTGTCCGCTGTCATGAACGGCCCCGAGCTGAAGTATCAAGACACGGAAGCGGTTTACAACTTGCAATTGCTCAACGAAGGCGACGCAACGAGCAAGAACATCGTTGCTTCTCTCAGCCTGCCGGCAGGTGCAGAATACCTCGGCGGCATCGATGACGCGAAACAGCGTGGCGCACTGCTGACTTGGCAGATCGACGCACTGGCCCCCGGAGCAGTTCGCGACTACCAATTCCGATGCTTGATGAAATCACCCGGCGAACAAACCTTTGCCTTTGAGTGCAAGGGCTCCGCAGCCGGACAAACGGATGTCGCACTGGACACAACGGTCGAATCCATCGCCGACTTGGTGTTGACCATCCAAGACCCCGTGGCACCGGCTCCGGTCAACGCCGAAGTCGTCTATGAGATCTCGATCCGCAACCGCGGCAGCAAGGACGCCAACGGTGTTCGTGCCATCGCCCAGTTCAGCAACGGCATCGAGCCACGACGCGTGGAAGGCCACAGCGGAGAAGTGCTGACCGGACAAGTGTTGTTCGATCCGATTCCAGTGATCGCAGCGGGCAGCGAAGTCAAGCTGCGAGTGATCGCGGAAGCCGGCGAAGGTGGACACCATCGTTTCCGAACCGAAATTCGCAGCGGCGAAACGGTCTTGGTCGCCGAGGAAGCCACTCATTACATGAGCCAACGCTCCGACCGCGTCAGCCGCCGCAGCACGTCCAGCAGCGAACTGAAGTAG
- a CDS encoding peroxiredoxin — protein sequence MSVLVTQQAPDFKAQAVMPDGQFKEVSLSDYKGKYVLLFFWPLDFTFVCPTEIIAFSDRAADFEKLGVQILGVSIDSHFTHLAWTNTPRNQGGIGKTAYPLIADLSKQISRDYDVLLDGGVALRGLFLIDKEGTVRHQVVNDLPLGRSVDEALRMVKALQYFETNGEVCPANWDEGSRTIKPDVENSKAFFSAEYAG from the coding sequence ATGAGTGTTTTGGTTACCCAGCAAGCACCTGATTTCAAAGCCCAAGCCGTGATGCCTGATGGTCAGTTCAAGGAAGTCTCCTTGAGCGATTACAAGGGCAAGTATGTTCTGCTGTTCTTTTGGCCGTTGGACTTCACGTTCGTCTGTCCCACCGAAATCATCGCCTTCAGCGACCGCGCGGCCGATTTCGAAAAACTGGGAGTGCAGATCCTGGGCGTTTCGATCGACAGTCATTTCACCCACCTTGCTTGGACCAATACGCCACGCAATCAAGGCGGGATCGGCAAGACGGCGTATCCGCTGATCGCGGACTTGAGCAAACAGATCTCACGCGACTATGACGTGTTGTTGGACGGCGGCGTCGCGCTACGTGGTTTGTTCTTGATCGACAAAGAAGGCACTGTGCGACATCAAGTCGTCAACGATTTGCCTTTGGGACGAAGCGTCGATGAAGCGCTGCGAATGGTTAAAGCATTGCAGTACTTTGAAACCAACGGCGAAGTCTGCCCGGCCAACTGGGACGAAGGAAGCCGCACGATCAAGCCCGATGTGGAAAACAGCAAGGCGTTTTTCAGCGCCGAGTACGCGGGCTAA